The following proteins come from a genomic window of Actinomarinicola tropica:
- a CDS encoding DUF4388 domain-containing protein, with amino-acid sequence MSSSTSGLEGRLDEVAFADVLRLLRASRQDGTLHLDAETSHVAVVVGPEVVRIATTGLEGLRAAVVGSGVVDPGAWDALVEAGDESPGAALEQLVSSGADPDRLRARLYDHTVNTLFELLLPSTARFEFHAGRSHPFAADPGYPFEDVLDDVRHRVDEWRTIAASIPSTSVVLRRAPRLPLTSGPITLNHEEFELLGLLDGRRDVAELVQLLGMSAFRVMTTLHRLITLGAVLPPDRDA; translated from the coding sequence ATGAGCTCCAGCACCTCCGGACTCGAAGGTCGCCTCGACGAGGTCGCGTTCGCCGACGTCCTCCGCCTCCTCAGGGCGTCCCGACAGGATGGCACGCTCCACCTCGACGCAGAGACCTCTCACGTGGCCGTCGTCGTCGGCCCCGAGGTCGTGCGCATCGCGACAACCGGCCTCGAGGGGTTGCGCGCGGCCGTCGTGGGCAGCGGCGTCGTCGATCCGGGGGCCTGGGACGCTCTGGTCGAGGCCGGCGACGAGTCCCCCGGCGCGGCCCTGGAGCAGCTGGTCTCGAGCGGCGCCGATCCCGACCGCCTACGGGCCCGCCTCTACGACCACACCGTGAACACGTTGTTCGAGCTGCTCCTGCCGAGCACCGCCCGGTTCGAGTTCCACGCCGGACGCTCCCACCCCTTCGCCGCCGATCCGGGCTACCCGTTCGAGGACGTGCTCGACGACGTCCGCCACCGCGTCGACGAGTGGCGCACCATCGCCGCCTCGATCCCGAGCACCTCGGTCGTGCTGCGTCGGGCCCCGCGCCTGCCGCTGACGAGCGGGCCGATCACCCTCAACCACGAGGAGTTCGAGCTCCTCGGGCTGCTCGACGGCCGTCGCGACGTCGCCGAGCTCGTCCAGCTCCTCGGCATGTCGGCGTTCCGGGTGATGACCACACTGCACCGACTCATCACCCTCGGGGCCGTCCTCCCCCCGGACCGCGACGCATGA
- a CDS encoding M18 family aminopeptidase has protein sequence MRSTPITVPDETRDLLRFIDASPSPYHAARNAADRLVAGGFTALDPMAAWPAGVRRGVVTDGGALVAWSAPAGSPPDAPFRIVGAHTDSPNLRVKAKPDVGRAGWRQIGVEVYGGALVNSWLDRDLGISGRVAVRDGESPRGHREVLVKIDRPLLRVPQLAIHLDREINEKGLQLNKQQHLVPVWGLGARRPGELVELVADEAGVAWHEVLGWDLMLHDLTPSAVGGASDELIFAPRLDNLLSSHAGLVAMERLAPASSDAIAVLCLFDHEEVGSTTATGAAGTLLARLLEQSVAARGGDRAAFLRALSRSTCVSADMAHATHPNYAERHEPDHLITLDGGPVIKINANQRYASDATSVATFQLACDDAGVPTQRYIHRTDLACGSTIGPITAAGLAVSTVDVGVPQLSMHSARELASSTEPARFIAALTAFLSPA, from the coding sequence ATGAGGTCGACGCCGATCACCGTCCCCGACGAGACGCGGGACCTGCTCCGCTTCATCGACGCCAGCCCGTCGCCGTACCACGCCGCCCGCAACGCCGCGGACCGACTGGTCGCGGGTGGGTTCACCGCACTCGACCCGATGGCGGCCTGGCCCGCCGGTGTCCGCCGCGGCGTCGTCACCGACGGCGGCGCCCTGGTCGCGTGGTCCGCGCCGGCGGGCTCGCCGCCCGATGCCCCGTTCCGCATCGTGGGCGCCCACACGGACAGCCCGAACCTCCGGGTGAAGGCCAAGCCGGACGTGGGCCGCGCCGGGTGGCGCCAGATCGGCGTGGAGGTCTACGGCGGCGCCCTCGTCAACTCCTGGCTCGACCGCGACCTCGGCATCTCCGGACGGGTCGCCGTCCGCGACGGGGAGTCGCCCCGGGGACACCGTGAGGTCCTGGTCAAGATCGACCGCCCGCTCCTGCGCGTGCCGCAGCTGGCCATCCACCTCGATCGCGAGATCAACGAGAAGGGCCTGCAGCTCAACAAGCAGCAGCACCTCGTTCCGGTGTGGGGGCTCGGTGCCCGCCGCCCCGGCGAGCTCGTGGAGCTCGTCGCCGACGAGGCGGGGGTGGCCTGGCACGAGGTCCTCGGGTGGGACCTGATGCTCCACGACCTCACCCCCTCCGCGGTCGGCGGCGCCTCCGACGAGCTGATCTTCGCCCCGCGCCTCGACAACCTCCTCTCGTCGCACGCCGGCCTCGTCGCCATGGAGCGCCTGGCGCCCGCGTCGTCCGATGCCATCGCGGTGCTGTGCCTCTTCGACCACGAGGAGGTCGGCAGCACGACGGCCACCGGTGCCGCCGGCACGCTGCTGGCCCGACTGCTCGAGCAGTCGGTCGCCGCCCGCGGCGGCGACCGCGCCGCCTTCCTCCGGGCCCTCTCCCGATCGACGTGCGTGTCCGCCGACATGGCCCACGCCACCCACCCCAACTACGCCGAGCGCCACGAGCCCGATCACCTCATCACCCTCGACGGCGGCCCGGTCATCAAGATCAACGCCAACCAGCGCTACGCCTCTGATGCCACGAGCGTGGCCACCTTCCAGCTGGCCTGCGACGACGCCGGCGTGCCCACGCAGCGCTACATCCACCGCACCGACCTCGCGTGCGGCTCGACGATCGGCCCGATCACCGCTGCGGGGCTGGCGGTCTCGACCGTGGACGTCGGCGTCCCCCAGCTCTCGATGCACTCCGCGCGCGAGCTGGCCAGCTCCACCGAGCCGGCGCGCTTCATCGCCGCGCTCACCGCGTTCCTCTCTCCCGCCTGA
- a CDS encoding DUF222 domain-containing protein translates to MVLLDVGEAESTVAGALSALARAVDLLGAVDLDALDARSEMRLVRDVEVLRRRLDAVTDQLAGHLDRSQAFAVDGLASAAVAVRHLGRLPRGEARARVHCARVLRDLPALAAAHRAGEVPTGHVRAVARVARNPRVVDLLPVVEDVIVEMARDHSHEGFCRWLREWERLVDVDGTEQDAETSHARRTGSVVENYDGGFTLTGGFGNLQGAAIAETFEWFARAELLADWADARARLGDAATEADLPRSAAQRGADALAAIFARAASTVGRAVPLVNIVVDLHTFETALTGGEPAEAPQVPRTTGPRVCRTVSGVPLAPSDVVAAALAGQVRRVIIDANSNVIDLGRRRRFFTGSARQAAELTNTLAHPDGLHCIWNGCHRQRGLQIDHTIDASRGGPTDQANAAVLCDTHNRLKNHGWHPTRAPDGTWTIHRPDRTPTTPPA, encoded by the coding sequence GTGGTGCTGCTCGATGTCGGGGAAGCGGAGTCGACGGTGGCTGGGGCGTTGTCGGCGTTGGCGCGGGCGGTGGATCTGCTCGGGGCGGTGGATCTCGATGCGTTGGATGCCCGCTCGGAGATGCGGTTGGTGCGCGACGTGGAGGTCCTGCGCCGCCGGTTGGACGCGGTGACCGATCAGCTGGCGGGGCATCTGGACCGCTCGCAGGCGTTCGCGGTCGACGGGTTGGCGTCGGCGGCGGTGGCGGTGCGTCACCTGGGTCGGTTGCCGCGCGGCGAGGCGCGGGCGCGGGTGCACTGCGCCCGTGTGTTGCGGGACCTGCCGGCCCTCGCTGCGGCGCATCGGGCGGGGGAGGTGCCGACCGGGCATGTGCGGGCGGTGGCACGGGTGGCGCGCAACCCGCGGGTCGTGGACCTGTTGCCGGTGGTGGAGGACGTGATCGTGGAGATGGCACGGGACCACTCCCATGAGGGGTTCTGTCGGTGGTTGCGGGAGTGGGAACGCCTGGTCGATGTCGACGGCACCGAACAGGACGCCGAGACGTCCCACGCACGACGGACCGGATCGGTGGTGGAGAACTACGACGGCGGGTTCACCCTCACCGGTGGGTTCGGGAACCTGCAGGGCGCCGCGATCGCGGAGACCTTCGAGTGGTTCGCCCGCGCCGAGCTCCTCGCGGACTGGGCCGACGCCCGGGCCCGGCTCGGTGACGCCGCCACCGAGGCCGACCTGCCCCGCAGCGCCGCCCAGCGCGGCGCCGACGCCCTCGCGGCGATCTTCGCCCGGGCGGCCTCCACCGTCGGCCGGGCCGTGCCGCTGGTCAACATCGTCGTCGACCTGCACACCTTCGAGACCGCCCTCACCGGCGGCGAGCCGGCTGAAGCCCCGCAGGTGCCGCGGACGACCGGCCCGCGCGTGTGCCGCACCGTGTCGGGGGTGCCCCTCGCACCGTCCGACGTGGTCGCCGCGGCACTGGCCGGCCAGGTCCGCCGCGTGATCATCGACGCCAACTCCAACGTGATCGACCTCGGACGCCGCCGGCGGTTCTTCACCGGCTCGGCCCGCCAGGCTGCCGAGCTCACCAACACCCTCGCCCACCCCGACGGCCTCCACTGCATCTGGAACGGCTGCCACCGACAACGCGGCCTGCAGATCGACCACACCATCGACGCGAGCCGAGGCGGACCCACCGACCAAGCCAACGCCGCCGTCCTCTGCGACACCCACAACCGGCTCAAGAACCACGGCTGGCACCCCACCCGCGCACCCGACGGCACCTGGACCATCCACCGCCCCGACCGCACACCCACCACACCACCCGCATGA
- a CDS encoding IS256 family transposase, with protein sequence MTHDDDARVADLLARLGDGDSKELFRRLLEAGMQELIDAELTAAIGAGPHERTDSRTNQRNGSRSRLLSTPAGDVELRIPKVRVGSFFPSLLEPRRRVDKALWGVIMTAYTTGTSTRKVDDLVQALGCESGVSKSTVSRICAGIDEEVAVFRTRRLDHVEFPYLYLDATYIKARINHRIISRAVVVATGVTANGDREVLGVDVGDSEDEVFWTAFLRGLKDRGLSGVRLVISDAHAGLKASIPRVLAGASWQRCKVHLMRNILGTVPSASKDMVAATVRTIFAQPSAEGCRAQLHEVVGVLEGQFPKAAAILEGAEADVLAHTAFPRAHWRKIASTNPLERINKEIKRRSNVVGIFPDDASVIRLVGAVLLDQHDDWAISERRYLSEESMAAIDPDPTEVTTTNPALPAA encoded by the coding sequence ATGACCCATGACGATGATGCCCGAGTTGCTGACCTGCTGGCGCGTCTGGGCGATGGTGACAGCAAGGAGCTGTTCCGCCGGCTGCTCGAGGCGGGGATGCAGGAGTTGATCGACGCCGAGCTCACCGCCGCGATCGGTGCCGGCCCCCACGAGCGAACCGACAGCCGCACCAACCAGCGCAACGGCTCTCGGAGCCGACTGCTGTCCACGCCGGCGGGTGATGTGGAGCTGCGGATCCCCAAGGTGCGGGTCGGGTCGTTCTTCCCGTCGCTGCTCGAGCCGCGCCGGCGGGTCGACAAGGCGCTGTGGGGTGTGATCATGACCGCCTACACCACCGGCACCTCGACCCGGAAGGTCGACGATCTGGTCCAGGCGCTGGGGTGTGAGTCGGGGGTGTCGAAGTCGACGGTGTCGCGGATCTGCGCGGGGATCGACGAAGAGGTCGCCGTGTTCCGCACCCGACGCCTGGACCACGTCGAGTTCCCCTACCTGTACCTCGACGCCACCTACATCAAGGCCCGCATCAACCACCGGATCATCTCCCGGGCCGTCGTGGTCGCCACCGGTGTCACCGCCAATGGTGACCGCGAGGTCCTCGGTGTCGACGTCGGCGACAGCGAAGACGAGGTGTTCTGGACCGCGTTCCTCCGCGGCCTCAAGGACCGAGGCCTCAGCGGAGTGCGCCTCGTCATCTCCGACGCCCACGCCGGGCTGAAGGCGTCGATCCCACGAGTGCTCGCCGGCGCGTCCTGGCAGCGCTGCAAGGTGCATCTGATGCGCAACATCTTGGGCACCGTGCCCTCCGCGTCCAAAGACATGGTCGCCGCGACGGTCCGCACGATCTTCGCCCAGCCCTCCGCAGAGGGGTGCCGGGCCCAGCTGCATGAGGTCGTCGGGGTCCTCGAGGGTCAGTTCCCCAAGGCCGCCGCGATCTTGGAGGGCGCCGAAGCGGACGTGTTGGCCCACACCGCGTTCCCCCGGGCGCATTGGCGCAAGATCGCCTCCACGAACCCCCTCGAGCGGATCAACAAAGAGATCAAGCGCCGCAGCAACGTCGTCGGGATCTTCCCCGACGACGCCTCGGTCATCCGCCTCGTCGGCGCCGTCCTGCTCGACCAACACGACGACTGGGCCATCTCCGAACGCCGCTACCTCTCCGAAGAGAGCATGGCCGCCATCGATCCCGACCCCACGGAGGTGACCACGACGAACCCTGCGCTGCCAGCCGCGTAA
- a CDS encoding IS110 family RNA-guided transposase — protein MGGPSRYLHHLTGRQHVHVAAVLDSATGRCLGVESFPAERAGYAALHAWLAGHGEVDAVGVESTGSWGAGLSRHLTAAGVGVIEVDRPDRKTRRQEGKSDPIDAQAAARAVLSGRATGTPKSGDGPVEAIRALEIVCHGATRDRTRAINQFKALLVTAPADLREHLAGLSFSRQLELARRFRDHDDIVEAQVRFALKTLARKITFLDQQINDLEARMNTLTGQAAPALAGTFGVGPHVAAQLLAALGDNPERISSEAAFAKLCAACPIPASSGKTTRHRLNPGGDRRANNALYTIVLVRMRHHAPTRAYVARRTAEGKTRLEIMRCLKRYVAREIFNVVTRPPAVPTGHDIRQRRLQAGITLTALANTLDIAPIRLSRLERGLDFNNDLATRAATWLTQNAA, from the coding sequence ATGGGGGGACCGTCTCGCTACCTACACCACCTCACGGGACGCCAACATGTCCATGTCGCTGCCGTTCTCGACAGCGCGACGGGCCGATGCCTCGGCGTCGAGTCCTTCCCCGCCGAGCGGGCCGGTTACGCGGCGTTGCACGCCTGGTTGGCCGGCCACGGCGAGGTTGACGCGGTCGGGGTCGAGTCGACCGGATCCTGGGGTGCGGGACTGTCCCGGCACCTGACCGCCGCCGGCGTCGGGGTGATCGAGGTCGACCGGCCCGACCGCAAGACCCGCCGGCAGGAAGGCAAATCCGACCCCATCGACGCCCAGGCCGCCGCTCGGGCGGTGCTCTCGGGCCGGGCCACTGGCACGCCGAAGTCCGGGGACGGGCCCGTTGAAGCGATCCGGGCGCTCGAGATCGTCTGCCACGGCGCCACCCGCGACCGCACCCGGGCGATCAACCAGTTCAAGGCTCTGCTCGTCACCGCCCCCGCCGACCTGCGAGAACACCTCGCCGGGCTCTCCTTCTCCCGACAGCTCGAGCTCGCCCGCCGCTTCCGCGACCACGACGACATCGTCGAGGCCCAGGTCCGGTTCGCGCTCAAGACCCTCGCCCGCAAGATCACGTTCCTCGACCAGCAGATCAACGACCTCGAAGCCCGCATGAACACCCTCACCGGCCAAGCCGCCCCGGCGCTCGCCGGAACCTTCGGCGTCGGCCCCCACGTCGCCGCCCAGCTCCTCGCCGCCCTCGGCGACAACCCCGAACGGATCAGCAGCGAAGCCGCGTTCGCCAAGCTCTGCGCCGCCTGCCCCATCCCCGCATCGAGCGGCAAGACCACCCGCCACCGGCTCAACCCCGGCGGCGACCGGCGAGCGAACAACGCCCTCTACACCATCGTCCTGGTCCGCATGCGCCACCACGCACCGACACGCGCCTACGTCGCCCGCCGCACCGCCGAGGGCAAGACCCGCCTCGAGATCATGCGCTGCCTCAAGCGCTACGTCGCCCGCGAGATCTTCAACGTCGTCACCCGACCGCCAGCGGTCCCCACCGGACACGACATCCGCCAACGACGCCTCCAAGCCGGCATCACCCTCACCGCCCTCGCCAACACCCTCGACATCGCCCCCATCCGGCTCTCACGCCTCGAACGAGGTCTCGACTTCAACAACGACCTCGCCACCCGAGCCGCCACCTGGCTCACCCAGAACGCCGCTTGA
- a CDS encoding metal-dependent transcriptional regulator: MPDQLSRSDREMLKAIYRQTVGHTADPDRFAHTGDLAEAMGTSPGTATSHVKRLADRGLVSHTPYIGVRLTDTGRAAAVGAIRRHRLVERFLADYLGYEWTDADRLATTFEHDLPDEVEQRLFLALGEPTSCPHGFPIPAATDVEVVPLPPLYDLEPGDVAVVAVPGSTDPALVEYLDTIGLRPGAHVEVREKEPFDGPVLVRVDGQDRALGRTVATQVFVRALDGSPPPGDHPAA, encoded by the coding sequence GTGCCGGACCAGCTGAGCCGCTCCGACCGAGAGATGCTGAAGGCCATCTACCGACAGACCGTCGGACACACCGCCGACCCCGACCGGTTCGCTCACACCGGCGACCTCGCCGAGGCGATGGGCACCTCGCCCGGCACGGCCACGAGCCACGTCAAGCGCCTCGCCGACCGAGGTCTCGTGAGCCACACCCCCTACATCGGGGTCCGCCTCACCGACACCGGCCGTGCCGCGGCCGTCGGCGCGATCCGCCGCCACCGGCTGGTCGAGCGCTTCCTCGCCGACTACCTCGGCTACGAGTGGACCGACGCCGACCGGCTCGCCACCACCTTCGAGCACGACCTCCCCGACGAGGTCGAGCAGCGCCTCTTCCTCGCGCTCGGCGAGCCGACGAGCTGCCCTCACGGCTTCCCCATCCCCGCGGCGACCGACGTCGAGGTCGTCCCGCTCCCCCCGCTCTACGACCTCGAGCCCGGCGATGTCGCCGTGGTCGCGGTCCCCGGGTCGACCGACCCGGCACTGGTCGAGTACCTCGACACCATCGGGCTCCGGCCCGGTGCCCACGTCGAGGTGCGCGAGAAAGAACCGTTCGACGGGCCCGTCCTGGTGCGCGTCGACGGGCAGGACCGAGCCCTGGGGCGCACCGTCGCCACCCAGGTGTTCGTCAGGGCGCTCGACGGCTCGCCGCCGCCGGGCGACCACCCAGCAGCCTGA
- a CDS encoding sodium-translocating pyrophosphatase, with translation MEAVPYLAVLAAVAALGLAAFFYGNVKKASPGDERMVFLMTEIQKGAKAFLKQEYTWVSGFVVVMAVLIALVIAPLGAVSYVLGAVLSAGAGYIGMTVATMANARTTEAAKDGPAKALPLAFRGGAVMGFSVAGLALLGLSTCYILFVLGTGGEDAFEIITAYGLGGSTIALFSRVGGGIYTKAADVGADLVGKVEAGIPEDDPRNPATIADNVGDNVGDVAGMGADLFESYAGSILAPISLTAFALSIDADAIDASIHVPLLMFPMAVAFVGMIASIIGSFTVRGGTSTDSSALSKALHLGTNIAMGLTLVATVGLAYWLFAGDDFEAPYGLAVSVIGGLVVGWALGKTAEFYTSDHYGPVKKIANQSETGPATTILGGISAGMVSVAASVALIVIGVGVAYWGGQITLEQLALDNPAIPVGFGGIYGIALAAIGMLATTGVVVSVDAYGPIADNAGGIAEMAELDPSVREVTDALDSLGNTTAAVAKGFAVGSAALTALALFKSFEFAVAKAGGELSLNVGEVEVFIGLIIGAGLPFLFAALTIDAVGRAAQQMIEEVRRQFREIPGLREGKPGVNPDSARCVAISTKASLREMVIPGSLAVVVPLVVGFIDVGALGGLLAGALVTGFALAIFMANAGGAWDNAKKYIEAGHHGGKGSDPHKAAVVGDTVGDPFKDTSGPAMNILIKVMTIVALVFASAFV, from the coding sequence GTGGAAGCAGTTCCCTACCTGGCCGTGTTGGCGGCGGTCGCCGCGCTCGGCCTCGCCGCCTTCTTCTACGGCAACGTCAAGAAGGCCAGCCCCGGCGACGAGCGCATGGTCTTCCTCATGACCGAGATCCAGAAGGGCGCCAAGGCGTTCCTGAAGCAGGAGTACACCTGGGTCTCGGGCTTCGTCGTGGTCATGGCGGTCCTCATCGCCCTGGTGATCGCACCGCTCGGCGCGGTGTCCTACGTCCTCGGCGCGGTGCTCTCCGCGGGTGCCGGCTACATCGGCATGACCGTGGCGACGATGGCCAACGCCCGCACGACCGAGGCCGCGAAGGACGGGCCCGCCAAGGCTCTGCCGCTCGCGTTCCGTGGCGGCGCGGTCATGGGCTTCTCGGTCGCCGGTCTGGCCCTGCTCGGCCTCAGCACCTGCTACATCCTCTTCGTCCTCGGCACGGGCGGTGAGGACGCGTTCGAGATCATCACCGCGTACGGCCTCGGTGGCTCGACCATCGCCCTGTTCTCTCGCGTCGGTGGCGGCATCTACACCAAGGCCGCCGACGTCGGCGCCGACCTCGTCGGCAAGGTCGAGGCCGGCATCCCCGAAGACGACCCCCGCAACCCGGCCACGATCGCCGACAACGTGGGCGACAACGTCGGCGACGTCGCCGGCATGGGCGCCGACCTCTTCGAGTCCTACGCCGGGTCGATCCTGGCGCCCATCTCGCTCACGGCATTCGCCCTGTCGATCGACGCCGACGCCATCGACGCCAGCATCCACGTCCCGCTGCTCATGTTCCCGATGGCCGTCGCGTTCGTCGGCATGATCGCCTCGATCATCGGCTCGTTCACCGTCCGGGGCGGCACGTCCACGGACAGCTCGGCGCTCTCGAAGGCGCTGCACCTCGGCACCAACATCGCGATGGGCCTCACGCTCGTCGCCACCGTCGGCCTCGCATACTGGCTGTTCGCAGGCGACGACTTCGAGGCCCCCTACGGCCTCGCCGTCTCGGTCATCGGTGGTCTCGTCGTCGGCTGGGCTCTCGGCAAGACGGCGGAGTTCTACACCTCGGACCACTACGGCCCGGTGAAGAAGATCGCCAACCAATCCGAGACCGGCCCTGCCACGACGATCCTCGGCGGCATCTCCGCCGGCATGGTGTCGGTCGCCGCCTCCGTCGCCCTCATCGTGATCGGCGTCGGCGTCGCCTACTGGGGCGGGCAGATCACCCTCGAGCAGCTCGCTCTCGACAACCCGGCCATCCCGGTCGGCTTCGGCGGCATCTATGGCATCGCCCTGGCGGCCATCGGCATGCTCGCCACCACCGGCGTCGTCGTCTCCGTCGACGCCTACGGCCCCATCGCCGACAACGCCGGCGGCATCGCCGAGATGGCCGAGCTCGACCCGTCGGTCCGCGAGGTCACCGATGCCCTCGACTCGCTCGGCAACACCACCGCTGCGGTGGCCAAGGGCTTCGCGGTCGGCTCGGCGGCGCTCACGGCGCTGGCCCTGTTCAAGTCGTTCGAGTTCGCCGTGGCCAAGGCCGGCGGCGAGCTGTCGCTGAACGTCGGCGAGGTCGAGGTGTTCATCGGCCTGATCATCGGTGCCGGCCTCCCGTTCCTCTTCGCAGCCCTCACGATCGACGCCGTCGGTCGCGCCGCCCAGCAGATGATCGAGGAGGTCCGCCGGCAGTTCCGGGAGATCCCGGGCCTCCGCGAGGGCAAGCCGGGCGTCAACCCGGACTCGGCCCGTTGCGTGGCCATCTCGACCAAGGCCTCGCTGCGAGAGATGGTCATCCCCGGCTCCCTCGCCGTGGTCGTGCCGCTCGTCGTCGGGTTCATCGACGTCGGCGCCCTCGGCGGCCTCCTGGCCGGCGCCCTCGTCACCGGCTTCGCGCTCGCCATCTTCATGGCCAACGCCGGCGGCGCGTGGGACAACGCCAAGAAGTACATCGAGGCCGGCCACCACGGCGGCAAGGGCTCCGACCCGCACAAGGCCGCCGTCGTCGGCGACACGGTGGGCGACCCCTTCAAGGACACGTCCGGTCCGGCGATGAACATCCTCATCAAGGTGATGACCATCGTGGCCCTGGTGTTCGCCTCGGCCTTCGTCTGA
- a CDS encoding MarR family winged helix-turn-helix transcriptional regulator, producing the protein MPVERISREAAHAAAVLAKSVERALHDADLSPSQYRLLVYLSDAPSAATALAKKLSVTRPSLTALVDTLEQRGYVVRGNDPTDRRRVTHEISAEGRAAVARADATIQQRLGTWLDAHLTPDEVAAVNTGLELWLTALRNASARRVEA; encoded by the coding sequence GTGCCCGTCGAACGAATCTCCCGCGAGGCCGCCCACGCCGCCGCCGTCCTGGCCAAGAGCGTCGAGCGCGCCCTGCACGACGCCGACCTCTCGCCGTCGCAGTACCGGCTGCTCGTCTACCTGAGCGATGCCCCCTCGGCCGCCACCGCCCTGGCCAAGAAGCTGTCGGTCACGCGGCCGAGCCTGACCGCGCTCGTCGACACGCTCGAGCAGCGCGGCTACGTGGTGCGGGGCAACGACCCGACCGACCGGCGCCGGGTGACCCACGAGATCTCCGCCGAGGGCCGCGCCGCGGTGGCCCGGGCCGACGCCACGATCCAGCAGCGGCTGGGCACCTGGCTCGACGCCCACCTCACCCCCGACGAGGTGGCGGCCGTCAACACCGGGCTCGAGCTCTGGCTCACCGCCCTCCGCAACGCCAGCGCCCGCCGGGTCGAGGCGTGA